Below is a window of Lytechinus variegatus isolate NC3 chromosome 4, Lvar_3.0, whole genome shotgun sequence DNA.
TCGAAAGTGCTGATTGGCGCATCGgcatcaggggcggatccagctttcgcccaaaagggggggggggccgaaatttttttcatcaacatttttctcgattggctgCTATAATCTGACTTTTTGTTGGTTcgtcagggggtagtcctaactaaagactgaagttttaagaacatgttagtttttattgttataattgaaCAAGAtgaggtatctcatgtggtcttaatatacatgtataatgcgagcgcgaagtccTGCAGATTCTGAggagtttttataatcatgaaaaaagataagtatccaactaaacaatgcgagcgcgaagcgcgagccgaaattttgttatagtaacgtgaaaagggacccAATTAGGACTGTtctttagtgattaatgaagaggatacaagcaTCAccgattaaataatgagagtgcgaagcgcgagctcaaaattgttgatattccgacctgaaaactggacagtctaagcgcgtttttatttaaataaagaacaagctgtgtgttcacaaacaattaaatgcgagcgcgaagcacgagcttaattttctaatatactgacatgataaaggagcattttgacaaattttggtaagaatttccaaagaggacaggtaactcacaaatcaaacaatgcgagcgcgcagcgcgagctgaaaattttgatatatataaacaatttgtgcaaatcaaacaatgaaatgaaaacttgatgtgcgagctaaaatattgtgtgcaaattgatttcagaactggatatataagTGCCATTAATCCTTTTGAAttggattcattacacaggcgatgcgagcgcgaagcgcgagtgaaattttttatataaagtctattttccaattcttcccctcaccttctTGTTTCCTTGCGGGGTCGGGATGGCCGTTACGAGGCTccaaattacacatcatgggtatgatATATCTCTTTCTTACTATCCTTTCTGTGTttcatagtttctatcaagttaaattaacacttttttctgcaggttgtcaagaaatagggggcggggccggctcggccccctcctggatccgcgcatCGGCATGCCCATAAATATTATAGAAAGCAGTAAAAGCCAGATTCCAAAAGGCCTCGCGAATAAGTCGCTCGATCTCGCGTTCACCGGGGTTTCGCCAGAATTCTTCTTCGACCGATTGTCTCGTTTCAGCTACTTGACGAAATTATTGCCAAGTCACGAGGCCTTATCAAAAGGCTAGAGCAAAATTAATGGAAAGACTAGATATGGGTTTTCCCATACTGGATACTCTGCTAAACGTACAAAGAGAGcgatataaatttatatacgcTTAAGCGTTATTACTTcgccaaaataatttttctcacAGTGATAAGTGAATTGGGCAGAAATCCTTTGCCATTCATTTCGATTAAGATGATCCTATATACTGCCCTCCTACAGATTTGAAGGTATACATGATAGAAAAGGGATATGGGTATCACATGCCTTATTCATTTCCcgtagactcgtgtgttaaagtggcaatggaaaacaaatcataaaaaataaggaggaaattcgagggttgaatgtttactaccagtggacaggatatatgtctgacattccatatctaaCCATAtaaagggtacctcgaccggctcaaattaaaaataaatcggcatttatgaagactacacctgacaggatcaaattcatcacgtGAGAGAGTAACGtggccctaattcttccgccagtaaaaagTAGTTCCAAAGtagtgatatatctttccaatttggaaaaaggaaTAGGTATACCCTCTCTAGaatcatcatattcattcatttttgtcaatcagcaatatcaaatttaaaaattgagaaagggttgggtcgaatgaatattttttgCCTGCCAGTTGTATAGGCCCGTGTGACCTATAGAGACAAAAGGAATACATCGAGAGAttaatttttcagaaaatgtatttCGGGCGAAATTTCACGATatactttttttacattttcatgaaaGATCTATAGCTCGGAGATCGTCATTGATAGCTATCCTGGTTTCGAGATCGTTCCTATGATCATTGACGCTGCATTGGGTAATAACACAGTGATTACTGTGATATGGACCACGAGCTCATCGATCTCGGTCGTAGTGACTGGACCAAGCGGTACTCTGGTTGATGAAAACGACCCAAGGTATCATATTGATTACAGCACGAAGATCGTGACAGTTAACCTACCATTCGCCCAGGTAAAGTTATTGGTTTATTAGCTAACTTTGAGTCTCCAAGCTGTATAGGTAATTGGTTAAAATCTTCAATTAATGGGTTGAAAACGATAGAATAGGCtctttcagggaatacttgtaATCTCTTCAGTTCGATATCCTTCGCCAAATTAATCAATAAACTTTACGATtcacaaattgatttcagaatgAAAATCTGTAGTAAACTATATGCAATAGAGTTACGATTTGTATTAATGTGTGTCTTAAGATATTGGCTAGACAATACACCAGAGTAAATAACTTTCATTCATTCCTCAAAGGCCGGTAGATGGAACGTTACCATATACAATACCCAAGGAGTCACCGAGCACGCGAGTGTATCAGTAACATCTAAACCAAGTCAGGAGGAATATCAACCAGTTACAGTCACTGTTCTTCTCGGATCACGGGTAAGCACTGTATTTGTTCAAGCTTTGTAAATCTGAATTAGGGAGTTGTCACTGATGCCCGATGAATTCAAGAAAATAGTGAATGTCATCCTCGGAGTCGGATGCAACCAAAGTGCCATTCAATTGAAAAAGAACAGCTAGGGAGCTTTTGCCGAAATTTTGTGAACCAGAACAGCATCCTCGGTTTCGATGCTGACGAAAAATAATTAAGGACCTATGTCGTATGTCCAAGACGAAAATGCTGTTATCATTCACCAGATTTATGACAAATTCTTGTTGCTTGTCCTTTGTTCATACGATATTTTATATTCTTGAATCCTCCATGCGTCGTGCACAGAAAACTATGTATTATCTAAGGAACAACGAGTGACCATCTTGTTATGTTGCTGTACTGAATGGTTGGAcaattgtatttgtttatataaTACTGTAGGTCTATTCAAATgaagtggattttttttacatcaggGGTTGTTTTACATAGGGTTAACATGGTATAGCCAGAGTGATGCATTTCCTTTGATTTCAAGCTTCATGTGGCACTTCATTGATACTCTATACACTAGCTGTACCATTGTGCTTTGCCGTTTCGGCATAATTCCGCATTTCTATTGCGCTTAATACATccgaacgacgtctctaagctctttacagatatattattaccccgaccATCTGATTTTTTAATGCCGCATACAATatatgcactttctccactccctggggagcattccaacaagagtttcaAGACTCAATTACAAGGCAAAGTAGGcgtactacataggctttcgcatcctaccgggtacccctTTAAAACCTGGGTGGAGTGTGGCAAATTGTAGATTGACGCCTCGCCAAACGACGCtataggccatggtgggattcgaacacacgaccctctgattacaaggcgagagtcagaaccactacaccacgatgCTTCCATAAGTCACGCTTACTAAATTAGTAAAAAACTAATTTACCAGCAACCGATCGGCTAGTATATCTCATTAAAACTAGAAATGTCGTTCAAACAAAggtgctttattttttttagattgatcTTAATACTTCGTGTATCGTTCTTATTATTTCCTTTcttcaattattttaaaatgaatcaaatttaATAACGGTTTTCttgttaatgatgatgacgattcaTGAACCAGGAGGTGGATTTTTCTCAGACTCCGGCACTAGCGATCTATGCTCGGGTACAACAGGATCACAATCCAGTTCTTAATGCTGACGTCACGGCTATCATCTCAGACGCCAATGCTGTAACAACGACCATGCCATTGCTGGATAGTGGTTCAGGTAAATGGATGTTTTTtcgttaatgatgatgatggtggtggtggtgatgatcatgataataatgatgatggtaatgaatattaataaagCCTCGTCATGATactggtgataataatgataatggtacaTGGTGGACAAAATGATGGTAATAAGTGATCTGGTGATGGGGACGATGTGAAAAATGATGCGAGTAGTGATAATCGTTGTTAAATGGTGATGTACAGGGTGGAGATAATGTGGTAGATGATTATTATACTAGTAGCTAGTTCTTGTCAGTTCATCACTTATTCAAATATCTGattcttctattttttgttatcccattctcttttctttccctacTTTCTTTTTGTGTCTATTCTTCTGGCACATCCCACACAGGCTCAGATCTATTCAAAGACGACGGAACATATTCAGGGTTCTTCCTTGATTTCGCTTCCAATGGTAGATATAACGTAAAGATCAATGTCATCGGCTATGAAGTCTCAGAAATTCGAAGAAGTTAGTTCAGTACTCAAAATCTTACTTTTCTTCATacaccccctccctctccatGCTCTCTCGCTTGATCACGCATCATATCTTCCTTTCTCTTCTTGTTCTGTGTGAAATATCATATACAAAAATAGTACAGGGCATTGTGTAAATCTAAAGACACCAATAAGCTATTTATGTTAATTTGGTACGATTCTTCACCAGTACTATACAGAAATTAATTATTGTTTGATGATAAGAGATGTCCCAGTTTCTTTCCGAATCTAGTCTTCATACGCGCTCATCATGGAGCTGCGCTCATGAGCACACTTTGCCTAGAACATGTGAATCTACATTTTCAGAAGAGTAATTTTCGGTGTTCATTAATTCTCGAACTGACTGGAGAGGAattcttgaaagaaaatatgttattcTTACAATATTGTGCTCTTTATATCAGGAAGACGATCAACTTCCGCTGAAGTCCAGACCACAGATGAGCCATCTTTCATGCGAACAGCATCTGGAGGAGTCTTTAAAGTCCACAGCTATACAGCCAACCCTTCAGATACCATCGCGCCTTCTCGTATTCAAGACTTGAACTCAGAGTCCTTCTCCTATGACAATAGCACAGTAACTCTGGTTTGGACAGCTGTAGGAGATGACATGGACCAAGGAACTGGTAAtgataatactttttttatCCAGTAAGATGAATTGTCAAGATTTGCATTGCCATcatgtttttcatttcttctatgTTACAAAAACTATGCAAGCATAGTAGAAGTGTTgctctttctcttttcattcatcGTATTTTTTTTCGATCTTCAAAGCATACAGTTACGATCTTCGCTATTCCACCAACTTCTCAGAGGTGCGAGACGACTTCAACAGGAGCCATTTGGTCTCTCAAGAACAAGTGCTGTACGGCAATCTATCCCACGTCAATGCTTCAGGAACAACGGAGAGTGTTACTATTACCCTTCCACAGAAGGGAGAGGACATCGTTTATTATTTTGGTATTCGAGCTTGGGATGAGGCAGGGAATGGAGGGGACTTGTCGAACATTGTTTCACTGTCTATCCGTTTCATACCAGTGGCATTACCAACTGCAGTGATGCCTACCATGCACGCTACTGATGTAATGACAGAGATCATTACTGCTGTAGACAAGACAGAGTCTATTGCTACAGGAACCATAAAAACTTCGTCGGAAGACATACCAACATCGTCGGATACATTGATTACCACTTCAGATATTGAAACACCAACCTCAGGTCTAACAACAGAATTTAGTCATACATTTCCTGGATCCCAAAGTACATCCATAGCAGAAACAACTGATGTAATGACAGAGATAATTACTACTCTTGACAAGACAGAATCGATAGCTCCAGGAACCATAAAAACTTCGTCGGAAGACACACCAACATCGTCGGATACACAGAGTTCACCCAGCGAGACCACAGTATCCGAGGAACCTGAGCCTTTGGAGCGAACAACACAACAAGAGGTTCCTGAGACGACGAAAGCCACGGAACCAACCGGACCAGAAGCACAGGCCGTAATCATTGGCCTGTCTTGCGCATTAAGTGTAGTTACCATCATAGCAGCAGTCAGTTTGGTCATGTTGATGTACATCTACTATCTAAAGCAGACCCCCACCTCGGTGAAGCCGATAACCCCGCCTAAATCAGCCTGGGTACAGCAAGAACTTGCGGATATTGAGATGGTACAAAAGGACCCTAGCTACATGAGGAAAATTCTCGTTTAATCTAGTATCATAAcccccaggggcggatccagctttcgccaataggggggggggggggcgccgaaaaatattttgatcaacatttttctcgattggccgctacaatctggcttttttttgtttttcaggggtagtcctaactaaagactggagttttaagtatatgttagtgtttattgctataaacaatataaggtatcccatgtggtcttaataaataatgcgagcgcggagcgcgagctaaaaatctttgatactttatgtccttagaactgaagattcagagcagttttataatcatgaacaaagataagtatccgactaaacaatgcgagcgcgaaccgaaattttatcatacagtaaccatggtaacgtgaaaagtgactcaattaggactgttttagtgaataatgaagaggatacaagtatcaccaattaaataatgaaagtgcgaagcgcgagttcaaaatttctgatattccgacctgaaaaaaatgaacagtctataagcgcgtttttatttaaataaacaagctgtgtgtctcaaacaattaaatgcaagcgcgaagcatgagcttaattttttgatatatactgacatgataaaggagcattttgacaaattttggtaagaatttccaaagagcataggtttctcacaaatcaaacaatgcgagcgcgcagcgcgcattaacaatttgtgtaaatcaaacaaaatactgaaagcttgatgtgcgagctaaaaaattgtgtgcaaattgatatcagaactggatatattgtatatatataatggttatatattagtgtcatttaaccctcttgaatgggattcattacacaggcaatttttgctttttttaagtagatattttctaacagtgtagaatTGAAATGCCATCAAAAAGTTGtttgttaacatggttaatgtACTtgaaatttcagatttttttaaagcttgaATTATTTCGTTAAAGGCTTAGTACATGTTTTCTTTCTTGATCTCGAAATACGCGAGTAACGCATTGAAAATGCACCAACCGTATCACATGTTGTGATTTTAATTGTTGCTTGATGTTAGTGGAGAAAGTTGTTAATTTGAAGCAGAGAATActttatattgataaatataaaacatttggTTATAAATTTTAAGCAGTTAGAATTAAAGAAATTAGAATCGGATATAGAGCTTATTACCGATCGAGTTGATATGTGATACATTATTACTATGTGTTATATTAGTTTAGATAAGTCAATGTAGCACGATGGAAAATacgaaataaatggaaatagttttttttttcacgtcATTATAACTTATCAGAACGCGATTCAAAGACACTTTGCTGATACGGAATGTattagaaagaaagagagatagaaaaggaaaaacaatcaTATTGAACCTTAATACACCATTAAACATAACCAAAAGCAATATTCGAGACTGAATTTTGACAATTGGAACTTCATAATACAACATTAACAAATGTGagcttatttttgaaaaaagtaaCACTTTAACGTAGaattaaaaagataaagaaaggaaCATTCTTTAATATAGTATCGGAAAGTTTATTCTAAAGTTGGGGAATTAAGTGAATATTGAAATGCTCTTTGCCCatatatgaaattgtatttacaTCTAGGGGGATGAACATCTTATTGTTACTTGAACGTAGTTGAATAACCGGGTGATACTCAATGAGAAGGTGCTGTAAGTATGAAGAGACCACTTTATGCTGACGTTTAAAAGCGATTACAAGAAGTTTGAAAATCAATCTAtctttcattggcatgattggtaacCAATGTAAGCATGCGAAGTATACATTTATAGGAGAAATTGATTCTCAAGACTGTGTTTTAGTGTTGTAAACCATATACAATTATCAATATTGCTAATTACAAATGCATGAACAAGTCTTGCTGTAGTTTCCTGATCAAAATATAGCCTAATCTTTCTAATTTTGTACAGACCATAAGAAGCAGAACGACACTCTCTTGTTCATATGGCTAGACATTGTCAATTGACTATCAACTATAAACCCTAGGTACTTTCCCGGTCGAAGACTGGATTGATTGAAAGAGACAGGACGAAGCAAACGTCTTGTTCGATGACGGGAAGACAAGGGAAGAAGTTCAGTTTTCCTTCATTGATTGAAAGTCCATTTTCAGATGACAATGAAGATGTATCCTGCAGGaataactttagtttaattCAACCAGCCACCACGATTAACTACGGCATACAGCTGAGACTTTTTACTGAGCGGTTAATAGTACAAAAGATTtgtcaaaataacaatttttgtcATATTCGTGGATGTTTGTGACTGTCGGACCGAAAAGTCCCTTAGATTCTATGACCAAAGGTAGAGTGCCAACTCGACCATTTAACATACTGGCAACCTTTCGAATATTTACACCGATTTAACATTTCTGTTTTAGATTGAAAAAATATCgtccatttctttcttctttttttttctttctttatttcttcctctaCCGTCTATGGCTTACTATATCTATTATTGCGGCCCTGAACGGAAAGAACTTTACGACCAAGTTCAATCCTGGAGTTCAATGCCAAACAGTGATGTCTGTGCTATCGAACTCAGAGGAAAGGACTGGTTTCGATTTGCATTTGCGCCCTCTACAATCGAAGCCTATACAATTCCTCGCCATAATAATAACCacttctacaaaaaaaaatatcgattGAGTATTGGCATTTAATACGCACCAAAATGACATATATTTGCAATGTCGAAAAATAAGAATGTCAGTTTCTGTCTTATCACAATAGGTGAGACGGGGagagtttcatcaacattttgtccgaagttgtcggatctgacaactgatcatcaaaatcaaggaagtTTCCAGACCTGACACCTTGTTACTGGAGTACCTGTCGGATAAAAAGGGGACTTGTCTGACAaattctttcatgaaacgctcccatgatatatttatatgtaatCCTGAATTGGTATAATGAAACTATGGAAGATGGTTATGGTACatacatgaatatacataatAGGTACTGATATAGCGCTTTTCCAGAAATATGATCAAAACGCTTTGCTTATGAACagctaataataatgaaattatattgaatagcacttaaaaaatatatataagggTAGGTGCTTGATCTTAATGCCCTGTTCTCCTGCAGTTTAAGGAACTTGCCCAAAAGGCAATCCGGCAGGCTCATAACTCACAAGGGCTCTAAAACAACAGTCCTAGGCTTAACCATAATTCAAAACCAACTCACAAAAGCATCccatactaaaaaaaatgaacatgaatagTTAAACCACTACTAATACCAAAATATCATAAGGAGAAAAGTTTCAATGAGCAAATAAATCTGTTTTAAGCCGAGATTTAGTCGTTTTTAAACTTGTCAGCAGACCTTCCTGTTACAGGCAGtttattttccataatttgGGCACAAAATTAGCAAATGCTTTATCGCCATATGAActtatatggggggggggagggcgcCAGTATATTTtgataggggagggggggggggacaaggcGACCTAAATATTAAGTTGTTGTTTCTTCTATAGAGGTACAAGAGCcaggattcattttttttcttccaacttctcttttttttgtcaccGTGTCTTCATTTTACTCTTTGAAAAGTAGGGTTGGTCTCCCTCAACCCCTTCCTGTATCCTCAATGAATGTTCTGGTAGTATCTGTAATTCGGGTGACATACTGTGCTTTGAATATGTCTTCTAATTTGGTCCGAAGAATAGGAATGAATGTATTTCGTTATCTACACAACATGCACACAAAACAAGGGCCTTCAGTTTATCGTACAGAGTGTTATGGGATAGATGTTCTTGTGGAAATCGTGTTTTACTTTTTAGACGTACAACTCTACAAGATAATTTGAAGCGAGTTTATAAAAATGCAGACAAAACGATTGACCAAAAGATGTTTGTACAGTTCTCTTATACTCATGtaaaatattggatgaaaactaatctgatggaaaaataatgacacCTTCATTTACATTAAGTCATCCTAAAAGATTGTCCAGTGACATCCATAGGCGATCGTTAGAGTTATGAACctttttaaaaagttaactCATATTCAGAGGAAAAGGATATATTTGTATATGTTTTGTTAaattaaatcatcaaaattgtaataattacaAATAGTTCAAAATGATTCTTGGCATTCACGATGACATTAGACAAGTATACAAGAACAAATAATAAACAagcaaatataataaaaaataaaataactaaCAGGGATACTATAGGTTGCATTCAGAGGAAAAGTTGGTCTTAATtggtttacattatcagctacCACACGTCATATCTACACACAAAtccccccacacacaaacaAGGCACTACATAacatgaatgtatttttatcattatatctTATTATACATAAAGTAAAAAAGACATGCAATTCAAAAAATCTTTATCATTGAAATAATCTGATGATCAAAATGTATTGAATCTATATTCTATAGGGGCACAGAGAACATCTACTTTTGCCCCCAATTTTGAAGAATATTGACCCATTTTCTGTGTTTCCTTATTCATGAAAACCTGGATCAGTCCCTGTGATTGTGTTTGCTCCATGGTTTGGGATATTCCTTATTTCAATCCTTCTACTTTTGGAATTTAACATCCCTGCCGTGTGGAGAATCGAAGTCGAGATCGGGCCCGATGGCGACGATGCCGTTAGGATTGATGTGTCGGTGAACCATCTGAATAACGAACCAAGATGAAAATGAGAGAGGACAGATTATAGATTACaaaaatttttttcttcataaagtTCGTTAAGTCAAATTTATAAACATCAAAATGGATATGTACCAAACATGATagttgtaaacaaaatgaatcatCCAGTCAAGTGGAGTATATTGGAAACATCAGAGACACATCAATGCTTTCAAGTAATGTTCCAAACCttcaagtcaattttttttcgaaataaccCATACTGTAACAACACAACGATTGAGAACAAATTGCAAGCTAGTACGGACCGGAGTTGAAATCGAAAGAGTATACGAGAACAGACATAATCAAAGGAAAATGCAAAGATGAATGAAAGACAAGAAAGAGTCTTATAAAGACATTgtgcccgtattctgaagtcaggtttaacttagaccatggtctaactctgtgctaaaattatgggaagccgaaagtgtcaaaatttttatttaagttgtatgttttgtttattatgtttactgtgctctttcctgattcatcgatggtgaacatggtgaagacaatcatctatttgtacttcctagaaaattatgaatgatttgagagccaaatgagctgaaatatgatatctctacctgtagtgatttatgtaacaattggctatccatacttaaaccacaactttaaatctgagtttaagttaaaacCGACTTCAGAGTAAGGGCCACTGACGCTATTTTTCATTTAAGGATACAAAAACAAAGTTAGTATATAAAGCAAAAGAAACATAAGAAGTTAGAAAGTGTCATTCAAATTTACCTGGTAGTGTTTCTGGATATGTTCTTGGTCTACAGTCTCTCCGATACCCGGCATCTGATACAGATCACGTGTGAAACCCCAGAGATTGGGATAGTCCACGATCCGCTTCTTGTTAcactaaacaaattaaaaacaaagattgttAGATGTTGGCTTCATCTGAGGTGGACTCGGCcttaaaaattatataattcgTATTTATCCAGGGTACCCACTTCAGCTCAATATGAATTATGCTCCCAGTGGGCTCTGCATAAAGATTATGCAAGTAATTACCTTCAACCCGGGAATTCATTAATGTAGtaatttagaaagtataattGCTATACGGAATGAGGATTGCAACTGGATACCATTTAACTAGCTATATAGCAACATTTTGTGCATTACCACACCCCTTTCCCGACCTGATGGATATCCGATTGCTCCCCCATTATCTCCATCTCAAATGACACCAGTCTACAAAAAACAACCACGCCCACCTCATCCCGACACCATCTGTCTCTTCGATGGTGCCTCTGTCGTATCCCGCTCCTGTTCTTTATCCTCCTATATTAAATGGGTCACATGGGAACATCACTTCGAGAGACTAGACACCTTATGATCTGCGACTCCCTTACGTCATCATAATGAGCAACAAGCAAATTAGATATTATATTACCATATACATGCATCCGCTCAGATCCATTAGGACGTTAGCCCCTACACAACCAATGGTGGTAACGCCCTTTTGACGCCGACATGATCGCATCCCTGACCCTCCTTTTACCCTATTCCTCATCCATCATTCATTGCTTACATGACGGCATGACGCTGGATGGGATATGTATCATTAAAATGACAATCACCTTCCCtatgcaaaatgaattttgagcaGCCACTCGAGACAGGATCATTGCACGTTCGGGAATTTCACAGCCGAGTTATCAGGGTAACGAACGACGGGATGAGGAGCCAGAATTGAGATAGCAAATTGGAATAGGATCGGGCCTGCTCACCCCTAATCACGTTCTAGTTCTCCTTTGACAACATCATACCAGATGGATATAAGTACGAACAACCGTAATAATTGATGATATTCGTTTTAGCATACATatgaacttttaaaaataatgatgcagaCCATCTGGGAGttctggagcgttgtggcctagtggatAAATCGTCTGACTTTGAAACGgaaggtcgtgggtttgaatcccagccatggcgtaatttctttcagcaagaaatgtatccacattgtgctgcactcgacccaggtgaggtaaatggtacccagcaggattaattccttgaatgcatgagcgctgagaggcagctcgagctaaagtcggggtaataataataataacaacgcgcatcagaatagaatatttctagatagatggcgctatataaatgcctattattattattcttctaGTAAATGTATTATCATgtctttgtacatgtaaaagtgGAGGAGGAACTCTCACTCACATCCAACCAACCCTGTATCCTCACTCCTATAATATTTTGGCAACCTATCTTATGTGTTCCTCTCCAGTCTTTTTGTACCGGCTGTTGACCTGACGGGTCTGTTTTGATAGACAAAGGAGACGCAGTTCATTGATGAGGTTAATGAATGtaggtgatgataataatgataatgatgacgatgatggcgacgacgacgatgatgatagtgatgatgactatgaggatgatggtgagtgatgacgatgatgatgagaatgattttgatttggtGACGGTATAATGATATAATTGTAGCGGATGTTATTGGTGATGATACTGTGGTGATGGAGATTATGACAATAATTGTTGTCGGGGATGACTTGACGATAAGAGAGGAAATTGGTGGTGGTGttattgatgaagatgatgatggtggtggtgatgatgatg
It encodes the following:
- the LOC121412849 gene encoding uncharacterized protein LOC121412849 translates to MPLLDSGSGSDLFKDDGTYSGFFLDFASNGRYNVKINVIGYEVSEIRRRRRSTSAEVQTTDEPSFMRTASGGVFKVHSYTANPSDTIAPSRIQDLNSESFSYDNSTVTLVWTAVGDDMDQGTAYSYDLRYSTNFSEVRDDFNRSHLVSQEQVLYGNLSHVNASGTTESVTITLPQKGEDIVYYFGIRAWDEAGNGGDLSNIVSLSIRFIPVALPTAVMPTMHATDVMTEIITAVDKTESIATGTIKTSSEDIPTSSDTLITTSDIETPTSGLTTEFSHTFPGSQSTSIAETTDVMTEIITTLDKTESIAPGTIKTSSEDTPTSSDTQSSPSETTVSEEPEPLERTTQQEVPETTKATEPTGPEAQAVIIGLSCALSVVTIIAAVSLVMLMYIYYLKQTPTSVKPITPPKSAWVQQELADIEMVQKDPSYMRKILV